In Piliocolobus tephrosceles isolate RC106 chromosome 6, ASM277652v3, whole genome shotgun sequence, the following are encoded in one genomic region:
- the CIB1 gene encoding calcium and integrin-binding protein 1 isoform X2: MGGSGSRLSKELLAEYQDLTFLTKQEILLAHRRFCELLPQEQRSVEESLLAQVPFEQILSLPELKANPFKERICRVFSTSPTRDSLSFEDFLDLLSVFSDTATPDIKSHYAFRIFDFDDDGTLNREDLSRLVNCLTGEGEDTRLSASEMKQLIDNILEESDIDRDGTINLSEFQHVISRSPDFASSFKIVL; the protein is encoded by the exons ATGGGGGGCTCGGGCAGTCGCCTGTCCAAGGAGCTGCTGGCCGAGTACCAG GACTTGACGTTCCTGACGAAGCAGGAGATCCTCCT AGCCCACAGGAGGTTTTGTGAGCTGCTTCCCCAGGAGCAGCGGAGCGTGGAGGAGTCACTTCTGGCACAAGTGCCCTTCGAGCAGATTCTCAGCCTTCCAGAGCTCAAG GCCAACCCCTTCAAGGAGCGAATCTGCAGGGTCTTCTCCACCTCCCCAACCAGAGACAGCCTTAGCTTTGAGGACTTTCTGGATCTCCTCAGTGTGTTCAGTGACACAGCCACGCCGGACATCAAGTCCCATTATGCCTTCCGCATCTTCG ACTTTGATGATGATGGAACCTTGAACAGAGAAGACCTGAGCCGGCTGGTGAACTGCCTCACGGGAGAGGGCGAGGACACACGGCTTAGTGCATCTGAGATGAAGCAGCTCATTGACAAC ATCCTGGAGGAGTCTGACATTGACAGGGATGGAACCATCAACCTCTCTGAGTTCCAGCACGTCATCTCCCGTTCTCCAGACTTTGCCAG CTCCTTTAAGATTGTCCTGTGA
- the CIB1 gene encoding calcium and integrin-binding protein 1 isoform X1: MGGSGSRLSKELLAEYQDLTFLTKQEILLAHRRFCELLPQEQRSVEESLLAQVPFEQILSLPELKANPFKERICRVFSTSPTRDSLSFEDFLDLLSVFSDTATPDIKSHYAFRIFDFDDDGTLNREDLSRLVNCLTGEGEDTRLSASEMKQLIDNILEESDIDRDGTINLSEFQHVISRSPDFARYDSGAPAFWVPAGPDLLPLGLGHCSRRWCQGERKPQSTHTGPAKLAVSPQAGAALRV, from the exons ATGGGGGGCTCGGGCAGTCGCCTGTCCAAGGAGCTGCTGGCCGAGTACCAG GACTTGACGTTCCTGACGAAGCAGGAGATCCTCCT AGCCCACAGGAGGTTTTGTGAGCTGCTTCCCCAGGAGCAGCGGAGCGTGGAGGAGTCACTTCTGGCACAAGTGCCCTTCGAGCAGATTCTCAGCCTTCCAGAGCTCAAG GCCAACCCCTTCAAGGAGCGAATCTGCAGGGTCTTCTCCACCTCCCCAACCAGAGACAGCCTTAGCTTTGAGGACTTTCTGGATCTCCTCAGTGTGTTCAGTGACACAGCCACGCCGGACATCAAGTCCCATTATGCCTTCCGCATCTTCG ACTTTGATGATGATGGAACCTTGAACAGAGAAGACCTGAGCCGGCTGGTGAACTGCCTCACGGGAGAGGGCGAGGACACACGGCTTAGTGCATCTGAGATGAAGCAGCTCATTGACAAC ATCCTGGAGGAGTCTGACATTGACAGGGATGGAACCATCAACCTCTCTGAGTTCCAGCACGTCATCTCCCGTTCTCCAGACTTTGCCAGGTATGACAGTGGTGCCCCTGCATTCTGGGTACCTGCAGGTCCCGATCTGCTGCCTCTGGGCCTAGGACATTGCTCCAGGAGGTGGTGCCAGGGTGAGAGAAAGCCCCAGTCCACACACACAGGGCCGGCTAAGCTGGCAGTCTCTCCCCAGGCAGGGGCAGCCCTCCGTGTCTAG
- the GDPGP1 gene encoding GDP-D-glucose phosphorylase 1 isoform X1 has product MALPHDSNETSYLLPPNNEDWDRQAIPDFVYRQKDLMAEGIQWPRNAPGILEALPQSPFDAALCSAWKQRVELGLFRYRLRELQTQILPGAVGFVAQLNVERGVQRRRPQIIKSVRQAFDPEQFNFNKIQPGEVLFRLHREPDLPGTLLQEDILVVINVSPLEWGHVLLVPEPARGLPQRLLPGALRAGIEAVLLSLHPGFRVGFNSLGGLASVNHLHLHGYYLAHRLPVEQAPSKPLDPGGHLHLLQGLPAPGFLFYTRGPGLDLESLICRVCRATDYLTDHEIAHNLFVTRGAPPGKTSPSSALTGVRVILWARKSCFGIKDGEAFNVALCELAGHLPVKTSQDFSSLTEAAAVALIQDCRLPPSQAEESAAHHGHLDIYFHGCLLTYLSLKRRIKKELIMIFLKVS; this is encoded by the exons ATGGCTCTTCCACATGATTCAAATGAAACTTCCTATTTGCTACCTCCAAACAATGAGGACTGGGACAGGCAAGCCATTCCTGACTTTGTTTATAGGCAGAAGgatctcatggcagaagggattCAGTGGCCAAGGAATGCACCTGGCATCCTGGAAGCTCTGCCACAGTCTCCATTTGATGCTGCACTCTGCTCTGCCTGGAAGCAGCGGGTAGAGCTGGGGCTGTTTCGCTACCGCCTACGGGAGCTACAGACACAAATCCTCCCTGGTGCGGTGGGTTTCGTGGCTCAGCTGAACGTGGAGCGTGGTGTGCAGAGGAGGCGCCCACAGATCATCAAGAGCGTGAGGCAGGCATTTGACCCTGAACAGTTCAACTTCAACAAGATCCAGCCCGGAGAAGTCCTCTTCCGTTTGCACCGGGAGCCTGATCTCCCTGGGACTCTCCTGCAAGAGGACATCCTTGTGGTGATCAACGTCAGCCCCTTGGAGTGGGGCCACGTGCTGCTGGTGCCTGAGCCTGCCCGCGGGCTCCCCCAGCGCCTGCTGCCGGGTGCACTGAGGGCGGGGATTGAGGCTGTACTGCTGAGCTTACACCCGGGCTTCCGTGTTGGCTTCAACAGCCTGGGAGGCTTGGCCTCGGTGAACCACCTCCACCTACATGGCTATTACCTGGCCCACAGACTGCCCGTGGAGCAGGCGCCAAGCAAGCCCCTGGACCCTGGAGGCCATTTGCATCTGCTCCAGGGCCTCCCAGCTCCGGGCTTCCTCTTTTACACTCGTGGGCCAGGGCTTGACTTGGAGTCCTTGATATGCAGGGTATGTCGGGCCACTGATTATCTGACTGACCATGAGATTGCACATAACTTGTTTGTGACCCGGGGAGCTCCGCCAGGAAAGACATCACCTTCCTCAGCCCTCACAGGGGTCCGAGTAATTCTGTGGGCCCGGAAGTCCTGCTTTGGCATAAAGGATGGTGAGGCTTTCAACGTTGCCCTCTGTGAGCTGGCTGGGCACCTCCCTGTCAAAACATCCCAGGACTTTAGCAGCCTGACAGAGGCAGCTGCTGTGGCCCTCATTCAGGACTGTCGGCTGCCCCCATCCCAGGCAGAAGAG AGTGCTGCCCATCATGGTCATTtggacatttattttcatggctgCCTTCTCACCTATCTCAGCCTAAAAAGAAGGATAAAGAAAGAGCTAATAATGATCTTTTTAAAGGTGAGCTGA
- the GDPGP1 gene encoding GDP-D-glucose phosphorylase 1 isoform X3: protein MALPHDSNETSYLLPPNNEDWDRQAIPDFVYRQKDLMAEGIQWPRNAPGILEALPQSPFDAALCSAWKQRVELGLFRYRLRELQTQILPGAVGFVAQLNVERGVQRRRPQIIKSVRQAFDPEQFNFNKIQPGEVLFRLHREPDLPGTLLQEDILVVINVSPLEWGHVLLVPEPARGLPQRLLPGALRAGIEAVLLSLHPGFRVGFNSLGGLASVNHLHLHGYYLAHRLPVEQAPSKPLDPGGHLHLLQGLPAPGFLFYTRGPGLDLESLICRVCRATDYLTDHEIAHNLFVTRGAPPGKTSPSSALTGVRVILWARKSCFGIKDECCPSWSFGHLFSWLPSHLSQPKKKDKERANNDLFKGELIMVSLKGRKPRKILLSQTS from the exons ATGGCTCTTCCACATGATTCAAATGAAACTTCCTATTTGCTACCTCCAAACAATGAGGACTGGGACAGGCAAGCCATTCCTGACTTTGTTTATAGGCAGAAGgatctcatggcagaagggattCAGTGGCCAAGGAATGCACCTGGCATCCTGGAAGCTCTGCCACAGTCTCCATTTGATGCTGCACTCTGCTCTGCCTGGAAGCAGCGGGTAGAGCTGGGGCTGTTTCGCTACCGCCTACGGGAGCTACAGACACAAATCCTCCCTGGTGCGGTGGGTTTCGTGGCTCAGCTGAACGTGGAGCGTGGTGTGCAGAGGAGGCGCCCACAGATCATCAAGAGCGTGAGGCAGGCATTTGACCCTGAACAGTTCAACTTCAACAAGATCCAGCCCGGAGAAGTCCTCTTCCGTTTGCACCGGGAGCCTGATCTCCCTGGGACTCTCCTGCAAGAGGACATCCTTGTGGTGATCAACGTCAGCCCCTTGGAGTGGGGCCACGTGCTGCTGGTGCCTGAGCCTGCCCGCGGGCTCCCCCAGCGCCTGCTGCCGGGTGCACTGAGGGCGGGGATTGAGGCTGTACTGCTGAGCTTACACCCGGGCTTCCGTGTTGGCTTCAACAGCCTGGGAGGCTTGGCCTCGGTGAACCACCTCCACCTACATGGCTATTACCTGGCCCACAGACTGCCCGTGGAGCAGGCGCCAAGCAAGCCCCTGGACCCTGGAGGCCATTTGCATCTGCTCCAGGGCCTCCCAGCTCCGGGCTTCCTCTTTTACACTCGTGGGCCAGGGCTTGACTTGGAGTCCTTGATATGCAGGGTATGTCGGGCCACTGATTATCTGACTGACCATGAGATTGCACATAACTTGTTTGTGACCCGGGGAGCTCCGCCAGGAAAGACATCACCTTCCTCAGCCCTCACAGGGGTCCGAGTAATTCTGTGGGCCCGGAAGTCCTGCTTTGGCATAAAGGATG AGTGCTGCCCATCATGGTCATTtggacatttattttcatggctgCCTTCTCACCTATCTCAGCCTAAAAAGAAGGATAAAGAAAGAGCTAATAATGATCTTTTTAAAGGTGAGCTGATAATGGTCTCTTTAAAGGGGAGAAAGCCTAGAAAAATTCTACTGAGTCAGACTTCATGA
- the GDPGP1 gene encoding GDP-D-glucose phosphorylase 1 isoform X2, which translates to MALPHDSNETSYLLPPNNEDWDRQAIPDFVYRQKDLMAEGIQWPRNAPGILEALPQSPFDAALCSAWKQRVELGLFRYRLRELQTQILPGAVGFVAQLNVERGVQRRRPQIIKSVRQAFDPEQFNFNKIQPGEVLFRLHREPDLPGTLLQEDILVVINVSPLEWGHVLLVPEPARGLPQRLLPGALRAGIEAVLLSLHPGFRVGFNSLGGLASVNHLHLHGYYLAHRLPVEQAPSKPLDPGGHLHLLQGLPAPGFLFYTRGPGLDLESLICRVCRATDYLTDHEIAHNLFVTRGAPPGKTSPSSALTGVRVILWARKSCFGIKDGEAFNVALCELAGHLPVKTSQDFSSLTEAAAVALIQDCRLPPSQAEEVQAALVALMSQEEQ; encoded by the coding sequence ATGGCTCTTCCACATGATTCAAATGAAACTTCCTATTTGCTACCTCCAAACAATGAGGACTGGGACAGGCAAGCCATTCCTGACTTTGTTTATAGGCAGAAGgatctcatggcagaagggattCAGTGGCCAAGGAATGCACCTGGCATCCTGGAAGCTCTGCCACAGTCTCCATTTGATGCTGCACTCTGCTCTGCCTGGAAGCAGCGGGTAGAGCTGGGGCTGTTTCGCTACCGCCTACGGGAGCTACAGACACAAATCCTCCCTGGTGCGGTGGGTTTCGTGGCTCAGCTGAACGTGGAGCGTGGTGTGCAGAGGAGGCGCCCACAGATCATCAAGAGCGTGAGGCAGGCATTTGACCCTGAACAGTTCAACTTCAACAAGATCCAGCCCGGAGAAGTCCTCTTCCGTTTGCACCGGGAGCCTGATCTCCCTGGGACTCTCCTGCAAGAGGACATCCTTGTGGTGATCAACGTCAGCCCCTTGGAGTGGGGCCACGTGCTGCTGGTGCCTGAGCCTGCCCGCGGGCTCCCCCAGCGCCTGCTGCCGGGTGCACTGAGGGCGGGGATTGAGGCTGTACTGCTGAGCTTACACCCGGGCTTCCGTGTTGGCTTCAACAGCCTGGGAGGCTTGGCCTCGGTGAACCACCTCCACCTACATGGCTATTACCTGGCCCACAGACTGCCCGTGGAGCAGGCGCCAAGCAAGCCCCTGGACCCTGGAGGCCATTTGCATCTGCTCCAGGGCCTCCCAGCTCCGGGCTTCCTCTTTTACACTCGTGGGCCAGGGCTTGACTTGGAGTCCTTGATATGCAGGGTATGTCGGGCCACTGATTATCTGACTGACCATGAGATTGCACATAACTTGTTTGTGACCCGGGGAGCTCCGCCAGGAAAGACATCACCTTCCTCAGCCCTCACAGGGGTCCGAGTAATTCTGTGGGCCCGGAAGTCCTGCTTTGGCATAAAGGATGGTGAGGCTTTCAACGTTGCCCTCTGTGAGCTGGCTGGGCACCTCCCTGTCAAAACATCCCAGGACTTTAGCAGCCTGACAGAGGCAGCTGCTGTGGCCCTCATTCAGGACTGTCGGCTGCCCCCATCCCAGGCAGAAGAGGTACAGGCAGCACTGGTGGCTCTGATGTCCCAGGAAGAGCAGTAA